In Dyadobacter sp. NIV53, a single window of DNA contains:
- a CDS encoding AraC family transcriptional regulator gives MEDVLRFKTIREYNAFNNHTTLHPLVSIVDLSKADPRELRRMAYEFYVVFLKQIYCGDLRYGLNTYDYEEGTLIFLAPGQIIGENDKENIYQPQGYALVFHPDLLQGTTLGRHMSDYTFFSYEVSEALHLSEKERMIVRDCFSKIEYELGQGIDKHSKKLIAANIELFLDYCVRFYDRQFITRETANKGILERFDSLLNQYFQSDKPTKIGLPTVAYCAEELNLSSNYFGDLIKKDTGKSAQEFIQMTIINMAKERVFDLDKSVGEIAYELGFKYPQHFSRLFKQRVGQTPNEYRLLKNVN, from the coding sequence ATGGAAGATGTACTAAGATTCAAGACAATCCGGGAATATAACGCCTTCAATAATCACACTACGCTTCACCCGTTGGTGAGCATTGTCGATCTTTCAAAGGCTGATCCCAGGGAACTTCGCCGAATGGCTTACGAGTTTTATGTTGTTTTTCTCAAACAGATTTATTGCGGTGATTTGCGTTATGGACTTAATACATATGATTATGAGGAAGGGACACTCATTTTTCTTGCGCCAGGCCAGATTATAGGTGAAAATGACAAAGAAAACATTTATCAGCCACAGGGGTATGCATTGGTTTTTCACCCAGATCTTTTGCAGGGTACGACGCTTGGACGGCATATGAGTGATTATACATTTTTCTCCTATGAAGTTAGTGAAGCCTTGCATCTTTCTGAAAAGGAGCGAATGATTGTCAGGGATTGCTTTTCAAAAATTGAATATGAACTGGGACAGGGAATTGACAAACACAGTAAAAAACTTATAGCAGCTAATATTGAGCTATTTTTGGACTATTGTGTCAGGTTCTACGACCGCCAGTTCATTACCCGCGAAACCGCTAATAAAGGTATTCTGGAAAGATTTGACAGCCTTTTAAATCAATATTTTCAGTCAGATAAGCCAACAAAAATCGGTCTTCCTACCGTGGCATATTGTGCCGAAGAACTCAACTTATCCTCAAATTATTTCGGGGATCTGATAAAAAAGGATACCGGAAAGTCAGCTCAGGAATTCATTCAGATGACGATCATCAATATGGCCAAGGAAAGGGTATTTGACCTGGACAAATCAGTTGGAGAAATCGCTTACGAGCTCGGATTCAAGTATCCCCAGCATTTCAGCCGCCTTTTTAAACAGCGGGTGGGACAGACACCAAATGAGTACCGGCTACTTAAAAACGTCAATTAA
- a CDS encoding alpha/beta fold hydrolase produces the protein MKSIKYLGICAAILATSISLNAQNKFKPLLIEEQGSFTVGGTKVTEPGKFDLNNALKPQGQTFHGDHAYVFYQIPVKARKYPLVFLHGAGESKKSWETTSDGREGFQNIFLRRGFGVYLLDQPRRGEAGKSTVAATVTPTADEQFWFTQFRIGNYPDYFPNVQFPKDSASLEQFFRKMTPNTGAFDAKVITDAVSGLFDKIGEGILVTHSQGGGPGWMTAIKNEKVKAVVAYEPYSGFVFPKGEAPEPIKSAGLFGELKGVEIPFQDFEKLTRIPIVIYYGDNIAKEPTTVWNKDHWRSGLEMARLWAGTINKHGGNATVVHLPEIGIKGNTHFPFSDLNNVQVADALSNWLKEKGLDK, from the coding sequence ATGAAATCCATAAAATATCTGGGCATTTGTGCGGCAATATTGGCTACATCCATATCATTGAATGCCCAAAATAAATTCAAACCGCTGCTCATTGAAGAGCAAGGCAGTTTTACTGTCGGTGGAACAAAGGTAACCGAGCCGGGAAAGTTCGATTTGAACAACGCATTGAAACCCCAAGGCCAAACCTTTCATGGCGATCACGCTTACGTATTTTATCAGATTCCCGTCAAGGCCCGTAAGTATCCATTGGTTTTTTTGCACGGTGCCGGAGAATCGAAAAAATCGTGGGAAACAACCTCCGATGGAAGAGAAGGCTTTCAAAATATTTTTCTCAGACGTGGTTTTGGAGTTTACCTGCTTGATCAGCCCAGACGTGGCGAAGCCGGCAAGAGCACTGTTGCAGCAACGGTGACCCCAACTGCTGACGAACAATTCTGGTTTACACAATTCCGGATCGGCAATTATCCCGACTATTTCCCAAATGTTCAGTTTCCAAAGGATTCTGCTTCCCTGGAACAGTTTTTCAGAAAAATGACACCGAACACAGGTGCTTTTGATGCCAAGGTGATTACGGATGCAGTATCCGGATTATTTGATAAGATCGGGGAAGGCATACTGGTGACGCATTCACAGGGAGGTGGCCCGGGCTGGATGACGGCTATTAAAAATGAAAAGGTCAAAGCTGTTGTTGCCTATGAACCGTACAGCGGTTTTGTGTTCCCCAAAGGAGAAGCGCCTGAGCCTATCAAATCAGCAGGGCTTTTTGGCGAACTGAAAGGTGTAGAAATCCCGTTCCAGGATTTTGAAAAGCTGACCAGGATACCAATTGTGATTTACTATGGCGATAATATCGCCAAGGAGCCGACCACCGTATGGAATAAAGACCATTGGCGCTCAGGGCTTGAAATGGCCAGGTTATGGGCGGGCACAATCAACAAACATGGTGGCAATGCAACGGTTGTACACCTACCAGAAATTGGGATCAAAGGCAATACGCACTTTCCTTTTTCTGATCTGAATAATGTGCAGGTGGCCGACGCTTTATCCAATTGGTTAAAGGAGAAAGGTTTAGATAAGTAA